In Nomascus leucogenys isolate Asia chromosome 3, Asia_NLE_v1, whole genome shotgun sequence, the genomic window CACCACCCCTAGTTATACTCAGCCACCCACATGCAGCTCTGGACACACAGGCTGCATATAGGGGGAAGGGCACGAGGGATTCACAGGCGCCGCTCTTTAGCCAGGGGTCTACCACTTTGGTTCTCGGTAGAGACTCGGAGAATCAGGGCAGCCACTGAGTCAGCAGGCCAAGGGCCAAACAGGGCACCAGAGGCCTGTGCCACAGTTGGCACAATAAGCTGCTGTTGATTTTATTCAGCCCAGCAAAGTGCTGACTCTTCTCCCCTCTGGAACACAACAGGAGGAGCAGGACTTGAGGTGGGTTTTTAGCACAGTACCTGCCCTGTCCTGCTAAGCATGGCTATAGGAGGGTTAGTTCTTCTGGAGATtccagctttaaaaatttttttcttttagagacagggtctcgctctgttgcctaggctggtctcaaactcctggcctcaagcgattttccttccttggcctcccaaactgttgggattataggcgtgagccaccacgcctggctaggcTCCAGCTCCTGAGCAGTCAGTAAAATGGATAGTCCCTGCAGTGTGTCCAGGGATTCTCAGGTCCAGGTGCGACATCTGGACAGTGCATGGAACCTACATATGTCTCCTTGCATGCCTTCTGCACCAACGAGGCAGAGGGGAGGCTGTAGGCTGGGACCCGGGATGCCGGTGCTTCCTTCTCACCAAACAAATTGGctgctttatttctcttccctGCCAACAGCCACGACCATTCTTCAGCCTAAACCATCATCTCCTTCCTCCCAGTTAAAAGGAAACACCGAAAAATTATAtaagtattatataattttatatattattctctaagtattatataaaattaagtattatataaatacagcttctttcataaaatataagacaaaagaagggaaaaaaaaaaattctcatcccCAAATGATGACTCTCTTGCTCTGGTAGATTTCCCTGTGATCTttgttttctctgcatcttttttAGGAGTTGCAATCAAGTGGTGCTGTATCTATCTCACCCAACAAATATTTCGCTTGCCTAGTGTCTCTGGTTTGCTGGGTGAAGTTTACTGGAAAAGCAGGAAAGTAGCTGCAAATTTTGCAGAAAAGGCCAGAAACAAATATTTCCTGTAGAAATCTCAGTGGAAGActagtttgttaatattttttcctacttCATTTCTTGGTTTTATTATCAGATGTTGATTGAAACCCATAGGAGTAGGGTCACATTAGCATGATACCCTGAGGGTGGCACTGATGGGTGGTCAGCTCTCCAAAGTCTTTAACGCTTATACTCTGAGGAGACCCTCAGATCCCAGGGAGCTGTCGAGGGAGGAAGCAATATGCCCACTGGAGATGATTCCAGTGCTGCTGGAACCAGGACAGCCAGCTCAGTGCTGGGCAGATGGCAATGACAAAATCTCCCCTCCCAGGCGAAGAAATGTTTCTCGCGCAATTGTCCTTCCACGCTCTCTTCTCATGGTCCAGTTTCTAGCACAAATACAGGACACCTGGGATTCAGCTGTGATACTTCAattaattagctgtgtgatctcaggcaagtcTTCATTCTGTCGGTCCTAAAGTTCTTGGAGGATGGATCTAGGAGTCACAGGGCGATAACGCCTGCCCTACTTAGCTTACAGGGTTGCTATGAAGAATACAACTGGATGACAGGTGGAGAAAGTGCTTGGGAAAGTTTCAACTGCCTGATAGATACaaggtattattatttctgtttatcaGCCCTATCTATCTTTGTCACATGGTTTCGTCTTACAGCTTTGGAATTCCAGACACTCACAATGTTCCAGACAACATAAAAACACTGCTTTAATTAGGAATATGGCTGATTTCTATGCTGCCCAGCAAGGTTTCTTTTTATTAAGCAGACCAATTACAGACACTTCTAAGAACTTGCCTGATTCACCAAACCACAAAAATGATAGTAAAAATTTTACATACAACATGTGTCTCAAAGTCAGCATTTGGGTGGGAAGACTCAGAGTCAGACGGCTCTTCTATTCTGTACCATTTCCATGTTTTCTCTGGACTttatctctctcttcccttctctctctctcccgccCCCTGCCTGCCCCCAACACACTCTCTTACTCTCATACACTTTTATCCCTCTCAATGTAAAACATGTTAATAAAGCAAGTCCAAAAATCCATACTTTCGACTGTGCCAAGAAACTCTCTGTGGTGCTTCTTTACTAAAATCTACAATTAAGTAGAAATGGTCCAGTTACAAAGCTGTCTTACTAAGAGGCTTACTGCTTTGGAAAATGACTGTGATTTTCTATAATttccaacatttaaaaacaaacctaTAAACCATAATGAGATAAACCATAACTACCCACTCCCACTAGAGGGCATTAACAAAAAAGATGggcaataacaagtgttggcgaggatgcagagaaactggatccctgatacactgctggtgggaatttgaaatggtatagccacttggAAACAGTCTAGTAgctcctcaaaaggttaaatacaAAGTTACATGATTTAGCAGTTCCACTCTTAGGAATATTAtggaaataactgaaaacatGTCTTAAAAACAACTTGTACTCAAAtgctcacagcagcattatttataatagccccaaagtggaaacaacccacatgGCCCTCAACCAATGAACAACAAAATGTGGTATTAGTCAACAAAATGGATcgacataatggaatattacttagcaattaaaaggaacaaagtacTAATACATGACAATATACCTGGTGAGTACATCCATGGCAAGGGTAAACCTTCAAAGCGTTATGCTAAAGTGAAAGGAGCTAGACACAGAAGGCCACATCTTGCAAGATTCTATTTATACAAATGCCACAAACACtacagagacagaaggtagattactggttgcctggggctgagggGAGTGGGCAATGAGGAGTAACTGCTAATAGGTACAGCATTTCCTTTTAGGGTGGTGAAAATGTTTTGGAGTTACCTAGTGgcgatggttgtacaacattgtgaatatatcAACAACCACTGAATTGCTCATCTTAGtagggtgaattttatgatatgggAATtatgtcttaatttaaaaaataaacctgtgcaagatatacatacataaaattcaaACATTACAGACATACATAGAAGTGAAACTTTCCTTACACTCCTCTCCAATGGTGCTCCCcgttttttcttattctctatactgattttatttatatggtgTGTATATTTAGGAAACAAACTAGGACCTTGTGCATACTGTTTTGTGATTTTCACTTATGTgacttgttcattttttttttattggaagaGAAAAATTCCCAACCTGACTTCTTAAGGAATATAGCAAATCCAGAAGTCATAAAGAAAAAGACTTATACCTTGactacataaaactaaaaattttttatatgggaaaaggtacaataaataaataagcagactAAGGGAATATTTAAGCAACATTTATGAGAAAGGGTTAATATTCCTAATATTAGGGATTAAGATTCCTACATGTTGatttaaacaatacaaaagaaaaatgggaaagagaTAAACCAGCAATTCACAGGAAAGGACATATAAATGTTCAATACACATAAAACAAGATGTCAGCCTCATTAGTAGTCACCATTTTTTGCCCATCAAATTGGCAAAAATTGAAAAGACTGGTGACAACTAGCATGGGCAAAAATAGGGGAAACTGGACACTAAGTTGCTGACGGATATGTGAATTGCTACAACATTTTGGGTTGGTCatttagtatttaataaatgggcACAACCTTTAGCCCATCTTTGAAACtaacccacaaaaataaaagcacCACTACTAACAGTAGGGTCACAAAATGTTTACTGCAGCAATGTTTATcagagggaaaaactgaaaacaactgaaatgtctGGTGGTAAGTGACAGCTGAATGAACTACGATTTACGAGAACCAGAGATATTGGAGAAACATGTCTTGGCCCTGTGTGATCGACCTACAGCCACATGCATGGTAGACAGCTACGTGAAAAAAGGAAGCTGCTGACTCTACAACATAATGCcattaaaataaaacccaaacccATAGAGAggtgaatatatatttgtatattgttGTAGGCAAAGAGAAAGCCTGTTAAATTTGGTATGTTTGGGGCTGGGTATGCTGTGttctagaatttaaaaaagaatgtcattttaaaaagctgattatTGATAAAGGATAATACTGTGCTAATTTGATCTTTCTCGAAGCTGGGGAACAGTTAAAAAGGATGGGAGAAGCCAATGACTGTGAGATGGAAGGGCTGCTTAACATGGTATAACTACAACATCTTACAGAATACAAGGTATGTTAACACTTTACTTTTGATCTAACATTTTGGCTCCCTACGGGGTGAATGAAGACAGACCGGGAAAACACACGTGAAGTATTAGACTGGTGTCTGGCAAGGGGTGGAAACTCCTGTCTTGATTTCTGACTCTGGTGTCTCCGTGGGGTTCACTTGAAAGAGAAGGCACCTGGATCTCATAtgaaagcagggcagggcagaaTCAGCCCAACAGATGCTGGCTTCTGAATCAGTTCAGGAAAACAAGTTTTGACTTGTGGAGAAGGATCTGCCTTGAGCACTATTACTGGGGATAATACTTCAACCAGGGTCAAAATAACTCCCTAAAGCAGGTTATCAACTCCTTGAGCAGCAGTCATGGCAAGTCCCTGAGACAGTTCTTGGAAACCTAACCTCCTCTACTCTAGGAAAACTAAGATGTCAAATTGGGAAAAACCTTGGCTTTACTGTAACTGTCCTGTCCAAACTGTACCACTGAGAGGGGCTATGATTTCCAAAATGGCATAGAGCTTTGGtaaatgtctcctctttcactGTTCAGGAATGCAGAAgatggattctttttttaaaggtaaaaataagagtattttttaaagtaggggTATTTCTCAAGGGGGGAAGGCTAGTCCTGTTCATGACTATTTTACAGGTTGAATGAGTCCTCCTTTTAATTGAGTTACTATTTTTAGTTCTAAAGTAAACAACTGACATagtcccaacacacacacaaaaaatgtgttCTTGCTGTGGCCCCAAGACTTTAAGCTCTCTTTTGGGATATTGGCGGTGAGGGTGGGAGGGCACAAAAGAAGATGTATCTGAAACTGACAGTTCTTTGAACATATGCAAATATCATAAAAACACCATCCTCCCTTGAGCTTAATggccagcccttttttttttttttgagacagggtctcactttgtcacccaggctggaatgcagtgccaccatctcagctcactgcaacctccttctcctgggctcaagtgatcctcccacctcagccccacaagtagctggacaactggcacgagccaccatgcccggctatttttttatatttttggtagagagggggtttcaccatgttgcccaggctggtcttgacatcctgagctcaagtgatccacccacctgggcctcccaaaatgctaggattacaggcctgagccaccacgcccggccccaggCTCCTcttaaaagagagacaaaaaacaaagacTGCAGGCCTTTGTGCTCTTCTCCCTCCACCAGTCCTTGGTAGGAAGCCATGATGCGGATGAGGTGGACGCAGTCACTTGCCTTCCACATCAGGCACGCTCATTCACCGTTTCAGAACAAAAGGAAAACCTCACAAAAGAGGTCAGAGGGAAAGAATGAGTGAGGAGAGAGAAAACACAGCCTTTCACTATTTTCAGGAAAGCTCAATCTTCCCAATGTCCGGGACACAGATGTGAGCCTGGCTTGGGGCACTGGGCACAACCCGCCACCCCAAACCTAAGGGGAGATGGTATATTCGCATGGGAATAGCTCCCATTCAAATTtcctttctaatttattttaaattaaatcctttcagtgtttctctttctccatgtCTGCTAGGCAGTTAAGAGACAGGCAGAAACCAGGCTAGCGAGCAAAGAAAGTGACCACAGGGCATTTTTGCAGTTCAAAACATGCCCAAACTAAAACCTCATGCGCTTCTCGCCAGTCTTGCAGAGGCTGAATAAACTGCACGTGGCTCTGTGAAAAGCCACCTCATCCCGTATGGCATTTCTGCTTTCTGGCTGGGTTAACATCTCTGCCTTACAGAGGCTGGTAACATCCAGAGAGCACAGACGGGTACCAAGGTTGCTGGCCTCAGGAGGACCatgtttcatttcttcctgtgttTTTGGGATACACAGCTCTGAGAAGGGACTTGTCACTGGGTTTGTTCAATCCCGCTCCTGAGGGAGGTCTGAGACACAGGTAGCAGTCTCAAGCTGGTACCTTGTCAATCAGCAAGACAGTGCAGTGAACACCAGGTCACGACACAGACTCTCTCAGGTCTTTCTAGGGCATGTTCATGTTATTGGGGAGGTGGGTCCTCCTGGGGGCACCTCTTGTTTCCTCTCCTTAGTCTTGTGAGTCTTGCTCATGACGTGGCTGCTGTTGCTCCTGTTCCCCTCTCCCAGCAATGGTAAGACACACATGGAGCCTCAGGACATTTTTCCTAGCAAGTACATTGCTTTCAGGGTGGATGAAACTGCTACTCTACCCCACTACTTCTCAAAATGTCTTCCTAGTATTTGAGGGAGCTTGGGAAATGATCCATTATACATTATGTGTGGCTCACTAGGGTGCTTCTGTGATGACCCCAGGACCGGGATAAACAGTGAGCCTTCCATCACCTTCACTGTGATGGACATGCGGTGGCCCTGGGGTCTTCTGTTGACAAGGAAAATCTAAAAGGTGCTGGGAAAGTGTTGATCTATTTGgtttcaatcaatcaatctgGAAAGAGATTCTATATCTTCCTTTATGCTGAAGGGGTGAAGGGCAAGGATGAGGGTGATGAACAGGGCATCCTTCCAAAGCAGATgtaggagggggagagagggagaagaggggggTCTGGAGTGCCTCAGTGTACTTCATGCATTAGACTTCAGTGTTTTTTTACCCAGCAGCTTGCCTCTGCTTGTAGAGTATTGAGATCCAGATCAAATATAAGTGATTTTCTAGGACAGAAGTGGTTAATGTGGAATCACCTTCAGCATCCTGCCTCTGTGGATGGGGAAGGCAGTCTCTACTGTCATCTTTAACCTTAGCACGTAAGAAAAATGTGGGAGGCAGGGAGTAGTCCAGATAAAGGGCCTAGAGAGTGGGTCACATGCTTGAATTTATGTGGGTTCCCTACCTCCTGGCCCCTGTCCTGCACAGGACACGACTCACTGTCTGCTTCCGAGAACGATCCGGATTCGTCACTGGAGTTGGTTCCGTAAGACTGCTCACATTTAATTTGGGGCCGCACTTGGTTGTACATTCCATCTCCCATCAGGCCTGGTTCCTGATGTTCTGTGGCAAGGAATCTGGCTCCCTGGGAACAGGGCGAGGAGGAGAACTCACAGAGAGGGAGGCTGCAGGGTGAGCCCCCGCTCCCGTCCTCCGCGTAGGAATAGGAAGAACAGGAGCTGGAAGTCCTGGTCCTGGTCTCCAAGGGGGGTGAGCGAGGGCAGACTTTGATTGGCACCGGGCAGCTGGTGTTGGGCCGCATCCTTCCTGGCAAGTGGTCGGCCATCAGCCCACCATGGGAGTAGGCCTGCGAGCTGGGGAGGGACTGGCCAGCTCCCACCCACAGACCCTTTGGCACCGGCTCAGAGAGGTCTTTGTCCAAACTGCTCGCCCCAGAATAAGAATGCACCGAGGTGCTCACTTGGTCACAAGCACTGGAGGAGAAGATCACGCTCCTCCGGTCCAGCTCTCCCTCCTGTTTACAGACAGCCTCCAACCCAGGCCCCCTGAGGGGCGACCCCATGGTGAAGTTGGACACCTCCTTCTGGCCCACGTGGGGCTGTCCATAATTCCCTGTGAAAGGGGTGTAGTCAGTTTTAAGGTCACCCTGAGTGATCCCCTTGTCAAAAGGGCAGGCTGGACTCCTGGCAAAGTGCTGCTGAGATGTACTGGGCAGGCCAGACAGCTCCACACTTTTCGTTATGCTGAACAGAGACCTTAAGCAGGAGGGCGAGGCCACGCTCCTGGATCTCTCCAGGCAGGGGGCCCCAGCTGGGGCCGTGGGGgtaggggcagggctgggctgttTCCGGTCCATCTCGACATCCCCTGCTCTGTCCTTGGCGTCAGGCTCATCTCCAGACAGGCAGAGCGTGATGctctcttcctcattctcttcaCTGGGCGGCTCACTTTTAATCTGCCCCCTGGCAAGCCCCGGCTTGAGGCTGTTGCTAGAGTTATCTTCCCGGAATGTGCTTGCAAAACCTGAGGTACTGTGTGATGATGCATTATAGACATTCTTGGTACATGCAAGCTGGTATTTCTTGTATCTGGGGTACTGCGTTAACGCATCCTTTTCTGAGCTCTCCTTGGTGTCCGTGGGCACGTCAGGCTCGGGCAGCAGggcttcttccttctctgctaCAGGGATGGCGGCGGCCTCAAAGCTGATGGGCTCTGGAAGCATCTGGTCCCTGGGGCAAGCCATCTTGGCCGTCTCTGAATCCATCgtttcctcctcttcatcctcctcctctcctgcagAGTTCTCACAGTCCTCGTGCGGGCGCTGGCATGCAGCATCCTTCCGGCACACAAACAGGCCATCCTCACTGTTCAGGAGCTGGGTCtgcaggaagctgaagcaggagtcCTCCAGGTTGTGCATGCGCAGGAACTCAGCACAGCGGATGACCTCGCGGATGTTTTCTCTGCTGAGTAACAGCTTGGCAGTGTAGGCAAACTGTAACAGTGGCCCAAAGCCCCTGGCCGTGACCTGCAAAACAAACAGGGAAATCACCAACATTACCATCAGCACTGCTATTGTCCCAAATCCCCCAACTGAAGCAAGATAACCAGATAGTGCTAATGTCCCAGAATAAAGACTGCAAAGGGGCAGTTAATCTTGTAGTACTGGGTCAGCAATGATTCTACTTCCAATAATTAGTGCCTGTCTCGTGCATGCCACTGTTGTACTCCATCACAGCACAGGCAGAATTGAAAATCACCAGGGTCAAGTGGCTAAACAAGATGACAACGGGTTCAGTGTTTACACTAATGAAATATCCTGGCAAAAATGCACGGTGACAATGGGGAGCCTATTAACTTCCCTCCCAATCAGTCCTGTCAAGAGCCATTCTACACGAGGGGGGAGTGTTGTGACACTTCTTGCAGCTTGCTGCAGCCCAAGAGAGCCTTAACGTTTTCTTGTCAACCACAAAAATGGCCCTGCAAAAGACTAAGTCCAGGGAGTTGCAAAAATAGGTTTTCCTCACTTACAACGTTAAAAGAGACATTAAAACAACTCCTGTTTTGCTCATCCATCACAGTTTCTACTTGAGACTTTCGGTCATCATGTCCTAGCTGAtcttatgatgatgatgatctcATTATCTCACCAGAGATGACAACAATCAAAAGCGGTGTGCTCAAGATGAAATCAACCCCTGGCCCATAATGAATGGGGGTTGCAGAGTTAAACAAACCGGCTGTCATTTAAATGGTTGAAGCTGCTGAGTGGCACAGGGTATGGGCTATTCCCTCCCTAATTATTAGCAGCAGCTTTGCCATGCAGCTGTCTTTTTTTCCTGGTAAATCTTCAGGGGCTAAGCCTACTGTCATTTGCTGCTTATCcattatattttacaaagattCAAAGTGTGCTATTTATGCACAGCTTGCATATGCACACAAACATGTGTGTGCCCGCATGCATGCCCGCTCACACACAATGACTTAGACAATTAAGAATATGTTGCCTAAGGCCAATTGTTTTTTCAGATGGAAATGGATTAAACTTGCTGGTGTTCATCAGGGTAGGCTTCCTTACCCTGCACATAAAACCACACATCCTCTAGGTTCTTGCAAGCACTGCTGACCCCACAGGAAGGTGAGGCATGTCTACAAATCCTATACAAATCAAATGAAAGCCGCAATCATGGGGTCCTTGCTAGAAGCTATGGTAGCAGTGATACAAAATTTTAGCTGGGGGAGTGAGTGCACAGCAAGGTGAACTGGTAAACTTTGTAGCTGGCTTCTGTGTATATTAAACTTACTGCAGCATACAGAGCCAAAATTCTTGCAAGGACCTGTAATTGATGTTCAAGATTCAACCTGGACATTCACTCCTTTGGGAGCGCTCTCCAGTCCTCTTAGAGAGAATGAATGACATTGTCCTCTCAGCTCTCATAGCCAGATGAGGAGACATGCTGGATTCTCCAGGGCAGCACTGATTTCGTATCATTGCATTCTTTCCAGTAAGGGAAATTTCTTAGACATGTAACTGAACGGGATTTTAattgttaatctttttaaagtaCTCAAGTAAGAttccatattaaatttttttttctgtcagatgATGAGTCCAGAGGTAtctggttaaaaaaaacaaaatgaaaagccatGACTGCTAGACCCACATTATAAATTCTATACGGGCAATCATTGCCAACTCCCTTTTATTATACCTAATTGTGTCTGTTTCTACCATAAGACAGCAAGCTCCTTCAGATCAGGAACGGTTTTGTCTGTCTTCGTAACCTTGCATCTAATCTAACCTGGGGTCTCTAACTTGGTAAATACTTGTTAAAAGCTTGTATGTTACTGAATATGTCATAAGTCCAACTGTGTCCTAACATACTACTACTGTGTACACAAGGTGACAACACAGCGCTTAGAGGGTGTTGTCTCAAGTTACTTTTGTAGCAAGGCATCATGTAAACCAACTAACTAAACCGATCGACCGatcaaaggcaggcaggcaggcaagggtCTTTGTTTGCCCCGTGTCACAGTACCAGTATTAAAAAGGAGCTCATCTGACCGACACTTTTGTATCCTGCTAAGCTGACATGGTAGTAGGTTCAGCAAATGTAGTACTGACAATACATCCGTTTATGTCCTTTTCTTCTAGGAAtctttaaaagaaagtaaaaaagcaaggaaatgtgtATTTATAGGTAACTGAAGGTGACAAGAATGTCACATGACCTATTCCTTTACTGCCACATGGCTCCACCACcaagaaagaaatggtgaaatcaATGCAGAGTTGACCCCTGCCCTTGTAATGATCCTATGCTCCTCTGTAATGTGCCAGTTGCCAAACGGGTGGATAAGACACTTCTTGAGTTTTGGCAAAGGTGCTCACTATATGGGAAATGTAGGAAACTAATTTCAATGCTATTTATAGTGTTCACACAGTTTTTCTCATACTCCCATCCttatcaccattttttttttttttttttttgatgctgtAGGTCTAAGTAAGCCTTACCACTATCTTCCACTGTGGCCTCCTGTAAAGAAAATTTCTAAAGAAGCCAGGGACATCCATGGGGATCTGTAGATCAGGAAGCAGTACTGGGAGTCACCCTCTGCCACATGGCTGCAAGGAGCTGGAGAAAGCATCTCCGCTCAGGGAAGAGCTGATGCTTAAATGTATGAATTGGACCAAGGATGTGAATGAGCAAAGTCTCCACATCACAAATCAATGGCACTCCTTAGATCACTGAGGCTCAGGAGACATGCTGAGCTTGAAATGATCGTCATATGGTCATGAAAGAGTCACAGATCAAAACCTGGTTTGTAAACTGTCACTTAAGCCCAAGGGCAGAGGAAATGGTGTCCTCACCATGAAAGTTCAAGAGCTCATAACTAGCTCTTCTCCCATTCTGGTTTCAGTCCTGCTTTGTCATATTTAAGTCTGCAAGATTTTGCTCAGCTTCTGTGTGTGAGGCTTTGTTCGGTGAGCCAGAATGACCATTTACCAAGTATCTCCTAGTACCCAGCACTGTGCTCTTGCAACGCCCTGCAAGGCAGCATGACTGCCCTTGttctgcagataaggaaactgtgaAGCAGGGAGGTGAAGGAGTTTATTCACGGTCAGTGCTAGTCAGTGGAGAGCTAGGATTCCAAACCAAGTCCagtctgtttcttcttctgtgcTCAGTGGTGTGAGGGAAGGATATGTGCAGGACTCAGGCCTGTGCTCAAGAGATCTAAGATTTAGCTTTGCAGAAGAGGTACAAATGATGAAAAGTTAACTAAGTAACAGTGTAAGTAAGTCAACAATGGAAAAGCCATTGCAAGATTATATGAGTAGTTGCCAACTGAGAAATCCAGACAAGTTCAGGATAGGAGACTACTGAGGCTGAGGGGACTAGCGAGGGGACCCCTTGAACACTTTTATCAGCAC contains:
- the BACH2 gene encoding transcription regulator protein BACH2; protein product: MSVDEKPDSPMYVYESTVHCTNILLGLNDQRKKDILCDVTLIVERKEFRAHRAVLAACSEYFWQALVGQTKNDLVVSLPEEVTARGFGPLLQFAYTAKLLLSRENIREVIRCAEFLRMHNLEDSCFSFLQTQLLNSEDGLFVCRKDAACQRPHEDCENSAGEEEDEEEETMDSETAKMACPRDQMLPEPISFEAAAIPVAEKEEALLPEPDVPTDTKESSEKDALTQYPRYKKYQLACTKNVYNASSHSTSGFASTFREDNSSNSLKPGLARGQIKSEPPSEENEEESITLCLSGDEPDAKDRAGDVEMDRKQPSPAPTPTAPAGAPCLERSRSVASPSCLRSLFSITKSVELSGLPSTSQQHFARSPACPFDKGITQGDLKTDYTPFTGNYGQPHVGQKEVSNFTMGSPLRGPGLEAVCKQEGELDRRSVIFSSSACDQVSTSVHSYSGASSLDKDLSEPVPKGLWVGAGQSLPSSQAYSHGGLMADHLPGRMRPNTSCPVPIKVCPRSPPLETRTRTSSSCSSYSYAEDGSGGSPCSLPLCEFSSSPCSQGARFLATEHQEPGLMGDGMYNQVRPQIKCEQSYGTNSSDESGSFSEADSESCPVQDRGQEVKLPFPVDQITDLPRNDFQMMIKMHKLTSEQLEFIHDVRRRSKNRIAAQRCRKRKLDCIQNLECEIRKLVCEKEKLLSERNQLKACMGELLDNFSCLSQEVCRDIQSPEQIQALHRYCPVLRPMDLPTASSINPAPLGAEQNIAASQCAVGENVPCCLEPGAAPPGPPWAPSNTSENCTSGRRLEGTDPATFSERGPPLEPRSQTVTVDFCQEMTDKCTTDEQPRKDYT